From Blattabacterium cuenoti:
CATTAATCCATTCATTTTTTCTATATCATTAGAAGCTATTTCTATATCAATTTTTTTTAATAAAAAATTTTTTTTCATAAAAGATAATTCTCCATGTTTTATAAATTGTATTTCTAATATATCTCCTATATCAAAAAATAATTGATTTTCATTGTCAATTTTTTCAGAAGATATCAAAAATAAAAATAAAAAAAATAATAAATATTTTATTTTTTTCATGAAAAAAAATTTATTCTTGATAAATAAAAAATTAATATACCAAAAATAATACATGGAATGCTAAGCCATTGTCCAGTATTTAAATTAAATAAATGAATCATTTCTTCTCCTTGTGGTTCTTTTATAAATTCTAATAAAAAACGAGAAGACCAAAGTATAATAAAAAATATTCCAGATATATATCCAATATCTTTTTTAATATTTTTTTTTTTATATAAAAACCACAATAATAAAAAAATACAAAAATAAATAATTGATTCATATATTTGAGTAGGATGTCTAGGAATTATATCTCCATATCCTGTATCCATTTGTATAAATTTGACAGACCAAGGTAAAATTGGAATAGATGGTTTTCCTACTATTTCTGAATTAAAAAAATTACCTATTCTAATAAAAACAGCAGCTAATGTAACGACAATACATAATCTATCACAAATCCAAAAAAATGATTTTTTTAATATTTTTTTACTATAAAAAAAACTAGAAAAAATAATTCCTATAGTAGCTCCATGACTAGATAATCCTCTATATCCAATAAATTCATATCCTTTTATC
This genomic window contains:
- the lgt gene encoding prolipoprotein diacylglyceryl transferase is translated as MLNYINWDPINKFNLGKGISIHIYSLMFIISFIIGWYIMKLIYKIDNVPKEYLDSLFIYTVLGTIIGARLGQVFFYDLSYFYDHWIEAILPIRENPNHYLLGRIKGYEFIGYRGLSSHGATIGIIFSSFFYSKKILKKSFFWICDRLCIVVTLAAVFIRIGNFFNSEIVGKPSIPILPWSVKFIQMDTGYGDIIPRHPTQIYESIIYFCIFLLLWFLYKKKNIKKDIGYISGIFFIILWSSRFLLEFIKEPQGEEMIHLFNLNTGQWLSIPCIIFGILIFYLSRINFFS